The nucleotide sequence TCTCGGTTTTAAGGCTTGGGATAAAGGACAGCAGCAACGCTGCGGCGCCCGTTAGCAGGTGGACGATTTTCAACATTTTGATTAACTCACGTTTAGACGGATCACAAGGAAGAGCTGACTGGCACGGTTCGCTTCTGAACAATGGGAGGCGTTGGGCACGTACGCGGGTATCAGCCTATGCCGCTGGCCGCAGAAAATAGCGGTGGCGACACGCTGCCTATTTAACAGCAAAGCCTGTGGCTACTCAAATCAAGCGTTTCAAGGCGTTGCAAGGAACAGGGCATTTGTGCGGCAAACGCTTGTCCTAGACAGTTGTAGGGCTTCTCCTTGTCTGCACGTGTCACGCCTGATGCGCGCGTGCGCTGCGCCGCAGGGGTGATTTGTCGCAGGTCAGCGCTGGAAACCGGGCTGCGTAAGGCAAGTACTCTTGCTAGAGTGGGAAGGCACCTGATCAATGAAATTCCATCAATTGAAGGGGATAAACATGGCAATCGATATTGGTATCAGTGAAGAGGACCGTAAATCCATTGTTGACGGACTTTCACGGCTGCTTTCAGATACCTATGTACTTTATCTGAAGACCCATAACTTTCATTGGAACGTGACGGGGCCGCAGTTTCGTACCTTGCACTTGATGTTTGAAGAGCAATATAACGAGTTGGCGCTGGCGGTGGACTTGATTGCCGAGCGTATCCGCGCCCTGGGCTTTCCCGCGCCCGGTGCGTACTCGATCTATGCGCGCCTTTCTTCGATCAAGGAAGAAGAGGGTGTGCCCGCCGCTGAAGACATGATCAAGCAACTTGTCGAAGGGCAGGAAGCCGTTACCCGCACTGCGCGCGGGATCTTCCCGTTGCTCGATAAAGTCAGTGACGAGCCCACCGCCGACTTGTTGACTCAGCGTATGCAGGTACATGAAAAAACCGCATGGATGCTGCGTTCTCTGCTCGAAACCAAGTAAACCGCAAGGGTCGGTGGCGTCCACCCGGCGTCACTGGCTATCAACCTTCAAGCTGCCCTGCGGGCTTCCTGATTGGCCTGTTGGCTTGTCCTACGAGCATCAACTCCGTGTCTTCTGGCTGAACTTGTCTCCTTGCTGTTTTATAGAACCAACGGCAAATAAAAGCAGTTTATCCAACAGCCGTTTGGCAAGGGAGTGTCAAGTGTATGTCGCGTGGAGTGGGTAATAGCGGGATGGAAATGTCCGGCGTTCACAATATAAAGGTCGATCCGTTTGTCAAGGGGTTCGATATGGCGCTGGCTCGACCGTTGTCTCGTTCTGTCAGGCTTAATGGTTTCTCGACCTGCTTGAGACTCGAAGAAGTGTACTGGAATATCCTCGCGGAAATAGCCAAGGTTAATACGTGTTCAATCAGTGCGCTGTTGTCCTACGTGGATCGGGAAGTACATTTGCGCCATGGTGGGGTAAAAAACTTCAGTGGCCTGGTCAGGGTGGTGTGCGTGGCCCATGTATTGAAAGGGCGGGCTTCAGTATCGCCCGTGACTCAGGCCGGCCTGGGATGAGTGTGGTGTCCGGCACTTGAGCGATCGATGGTCGCAACAGGTGTCGGACCACAAGCCCCGGTCTGGCTCTCTATCTGTAAAACTGCAGGCCGCCACGGCTGCACGGCCCCGATTTACCAGATATAATCCCGCCCTTTGCTGCGCATGTCGGGCTTTTTCAAGGTCCCGGGCCAAGGCGCGGCGCAGCAGTGACCTGATCGCCGAGACATCCCAATGCCCATGTACGACTATCAATGTGCTTCCTGTGGTCATCAGTTGGAAGCCATTCAAAAGATCAGCGACGCGCCGTTGGTCGATTGCCCAGCTTGCCGGGCACCCGAACTGAAGAAGATGTTGTCGATGCCGGGCTTTCGTTTGAGCGGTTCCGGCTGGTACGAGACCGACTTCAAGACCGGCACGAAGAAGAATCTGGCGGGCGGCGACAAAGCCGACTGAATTGAACACTACGCGTGAGCGCTTGCATTCTCCGTCGCCTGGCTTAAGGTGCGGTGATCGAGCAGGACCTCCACCGAATTTCGAATTACGAGAAGTGAAACCACTACCATGATGCGCAGCCACTATTGCGGCCAACTGAACGAGACCCTGGAAGGTCAGGAAATCACCCTTTGCGGATGGGTTCACCGTCGCCGCGACCACGGCGGGGTGATCTTCCTCGATATCCGTGATCGCGATGGTCTGGCCCAGGTGGTATTCGACCCGGATCGCGCCGAGAGCTTCGCCGCCGCCGATCGCGTGCGCAGCGAATACGTCGTGAAAGTCACCGGTAAGGTCCGCCTGCGTCCGGCCGGTGCCGTCAACGCCAATATGGCCTCGGGCGCGATCGAAGTGCTGGGTTACGACCTCGAAGTACTCAACGAGTCGGAAACCCCACCGTTCCCATTGAACGAATTTTCCGACGTCGGCGAAGAAACGCGCCTGCGTTACCGCTTCCTCGACCTGCGTCGTCCGGAAATGGCCGAGAAGCTGCGTCTGCGCTCACGCATGACCACCAGCATCCGCCGCTTCCTCGACGAGAACGGTTTCCTCGACGTCGAGACACCGATTCTGACCCGCGCCACACCAGAAGGTGCTCGCGACTACCTGGTGCCGAGCCGTACCCACGCCGGTAGTTTCTTCGCCTTGCCGCAATCGCCGCAGCTGTTCAAGCAGCTGTTGATGGTGGCCGGTTTCGACCGTTACTACCAGATCGCCAAGTGCTTCCGTGATGAAGACCTGCGTGCCGATCGTCAGCCGGAATTCACCCAGATCGACATCGAGACCAGCTTCCTCGATGAAACCGAGATCATGGGCCTCACCGAGCAAATGATCCGCAACCTGTTCAAGGAAGTGCTGGGTCTGGAATTCGGTGAGTTCCCGCACATGACGTTCGAAGAGGCGATGCGCCGCTACGGTTCCGACAAACCAGACCTGCGTAACCCGCTGGAACTGGTGGACGTGGCCGATCAGCTGAAAGAAGTCGACTTCAAGGTGTTCAGCGGCCCGGCCAACGACCCGAAATGCCGTATCGCTGCCCTGCGCGTACCGGGTGGCGCAAGCATGCCGCGCAAGCAGATCGACGACTACACCAAGTTCGTCGGCATCTACGGCGCCAAGGGCCTGGCGTACATCAAGGTCAACGAGCGCGCCAATGGTGTTGAAGGTCTGCAATCGCCGATCGTCAAGAACATTCCGCTGGACAACCTGAACGCGATCCTCGATCGCGTTGGCGCGGTCGATGGCGACATCGTGTTCTTCGGCGCCGACAAGGCCAAGATCGTCAGCGAAGCCCTTGGCGCGCTGCGGATCAAGCTGGGTCACGACTTGAGCCTGCTGACCTGCGAATGGGCACCGATGTGGGTCGTCGATTTCCCGATGTTCGAAGAGAACGACGACGGCAGCTTCTCTGCGTTGCACCACCCGTTCACCGCGCCGAAGTGCTCGCCGCAGGAACTGGAAGCCAACCCGGCAGGCGCGCTGTCCCGCGCCTACGACATGGTGCTGAACGGCACCGAGTTGGGTGGTGGTTCGATCCGTATTCACCGCAAGGAAATGCAGCAAGCGGTATTCCGTCTGCTGGGCATCAACGAGGCGGAACAGGAAGAGAAATTCGGCTTCCTGCTCGATGCGCTGAAATACGGCGCGCCACCCCACGGTGGTCTGGCCTTCGGCCTTGACCGTCTGGTGATGCTGATGACAGGCGCCCAGTCGATCCGTGAAGTGATTGCCTTCCCGAAAACCCAGAGTGCTGCCGACGTGATGACGCAGGCTCCGGGCGTGGTGGATGCCAAGGCCCTGCGCGAATTGCATATCCGTCTGCGCGAGGCGCCGAAGGCTGAGTAAGGCCGCCGTGTGAAAGCGCGATAAGGTTTTACGCAGTCAAAAAAGGCGCATCTTCGGATGCGCCTTTGCGTTAAAGAGCTAAATCCCGTCTGGGGCGGGATCGATCAAGGTTTCTAGAGAATTTCGGAGTTGTGTTATGGCTGGCCATTCCAAGTGGGCGAACATCAAGCACCGCAAAGAGCGTCAGGATGCCAAGAAAGGTAAGATATTCACCAAGTGGATTCGCGAACTGACCGTTGCGGCCCGTCAAGGCGGCGCTGATCCGGGTTCCAACCCGCGTCTGCGGCTGGCGCTGGACAAGGCCCTTGGCGCAAACATGAGCCGTGACATTATCGACCGCGCGGTTGCGCGGGGTGCTGGCGCCGCCGACACTGACGATATGGTCGAACTGAGCTATGAAGGTTACGGCCCGGGCGGCGTGGCGGTGATGGTCGAGTGCATGACCGACAACCGCAACCGTACCGCCGCCGCCGTTCGTCATGCGTTCAGCAAGTGTGGCGGTAATCTGGGGACTGACGGTTCGGTGGCTTATTTGTTCGAGCGCAAGGGGCAGATTTCCTTCGCGCCGGGGGTGGACGAGGATGCGCTGATGGAAGCTGCGATGGAGGCGGACGCCGACGACGTGGTGACCAACGAAGATGGCTCCATTGATGTGTTCACCTCGTTTGCCGGGTTCTATTCCGTGCGTAACGCCCTGGAAGCCGCTGGCTTCAAAGGCACCGACGCGGAAATCGTCATGTTGCCGACCACCAGTGCCGAGTTGGATCTGGACGGCGCGCAGAAGGTACTCAAGTTGCTGGATATGCTCGAAGACCTGGATGATGTGCAGAACGTCTATTCCAATGCTGATATCCCGGAAGACGTGGCTGCACAACTGGGCTGAACCCCCCACTTCCACTGTAGGAGCGAGCTTGCTCGCGAAAAACCTGAGAGCGACGCTGGGTGTCAGAATTCCTGCGTTATCGTTGGCGGTTTTCGTGAGCAAGCTCGCTCCTACAGTGGATCGGTGTCGCTGCTGATGCCCAATTTCTATAAAACCGCAGGCGTTATGACTTTAATCCTAGGTATCGACCCCGGCTCGCGCATCACCGGCTTTGGCGTAGTCCAGCAGACCCCGCGCGGCTGTATCTACGTGGCCTCGGGCTGTATCCGCACCGGTTCCGGCGAGTTGGCCGAGCGTTTGCAGATCGTCTATCGCGGGGTGCGTGAAGTGATCCAGACCTACGGCCCGGTGACCATGGGTATTGAAAAAGTCTTTATGGCGAAAAACGCTGACTCGGCCCTCAAGCTTGGTCAGGCCCGTGGCGCCGCTATTGTTGCCGGCGCCGAAGAGGCCCTGGAAATCGCCGAGTACACTGCCACCCAGGTCAAGCAAGCCGTCGTGGGCACCGGTGCAGCCAACAAGGAGCAAGTGCAGATGATGGTTATGCACATGCTCAAACTCACCGCAAAACCGCAAATCGACGCCTCTGACGCCCTGGCTATTGCGATTTGTCATGCCCATACCCGCTCCAGCCTGTTGCCGCACGGCTTGGGCACCGCACGCAGTCGTGGCGGTCGGCTGCGTCTCTGATAGCATCAGCGCAATCATTCTGCGCAGGTCGTATGAAAGGCCGCTGTGATCGGCTGTCATCCCGCGTAATTACCGGTCAGGCCTTGATCTGACCCGAGCTTTAAGGATCTGAACGTGATTGGACGCTTGCGCGGCACTTTGGCTGAGAAACAACCGCCGCACCTGATTCTGGATGTAAATGGGCTGGGGTATGAGCTTGAAGTGCCCATGACCACCCTTTACCGCCTGCCGTCGGTCGGTGAACCGCTGACCTTGCACACCCATTTGGTAGTACGCGAAGACGCGCAATTGCTCTATGGTTTCATTGGCAAGCGTGACCGGGACTTTTTTCGTGAGCTGATTCGCCTGAATGGCGTCGGACCGAAGCTGGCGCTGGCATTGATGTCGAGCCTGGAAGTCGATGAACTGGTGCGCGCCGTGTCGGCCCAGGACACCTCTGCGTTGACCAAAGTACCGGGAGTCGGCAAGAAAACCGCCGAGCGCCTGTTGGTGGAACTCAAAGACCGCTTCAAGGCCTGGGAAGTCGTGCCGAGCATGTTCGCGCTGGTACCGAATCAGCCGGACGGACCACGCGAGCAAGTTGCCAGCGCCGAAACCGATGCCGTCAGCGCGTTGATCTCTCTGGGCTACAAGCCGCAGGAAGCAAGCAAGGCGGTGTCCGCCATCAAGGACAAGAACCTGAGCAGCGAAGACATGATCCGCCGCGCCCTGAAGGGAATGATTTAAGTGATTGAAGCTGATCGTCTGATTGCGGCCACCGGCCCGCGTGACCGTGAAGAGGTCCAGGACCGGGCCATTCGCCCCCTCAGCCTGGCCGAATACATCGGCCAGCCGACCGTGCGCGAGCAGATGGAGTTGTTTATCCAGGCGGCGCGCGGACGTAGCGAGTCCCTGGATCACACGCTGATCTTCGGCCCGCCGGGACTGGGCAAGACCACGCTGGCTAACATCATCGCCCAGGAAATGGGCGTGTCGATCAAGAGCACTTCAGGACCGGTGCTGGAGCGGCCGGGAGACCTGGCTGCGCTGTTGACCAATCTTGAACCCCATGACGTGTTGTTCATCGACGAAATCCACCGGCTTTCACCCATCGTCGAAGAAGTCTTGTACCCGGCCATGGAAGATTTTCAGCTGGACATCATGATCGGCGAAGGGCCGGCTGCGCGCTCGATCAAACTCGATTTGCCGCCGTTCACCCTGGTTGGTGCCACCACCCGTGCCGGAATGCTGACCAATCCGTTGCGAGACCGTTTCGGCATTGTGCAACGTCTAGAGTTCTATAGCACCGCCGACCTGGCGACGATTGTCGGTCGTTCGGCGGGGATTCTCGGTTTGCCGCTGGACCCGGAGGGCGCCTTCGAGATTGCACGGCGAGCCCGGGGCACGCCGCGGATCGCCAACCGCTTGCTGCGCCGGGTGCGTGATTTCGCCGAAGTGCGCGCCAAGGGGCATATCACCAAGGCCGTGGCGGACCTGGCGCTGAACCTGCTGGACGTTGACGAGCACGGTTTTGACCACCAGGACCGGCGCCTGCTGTTGACCATGATCGAGAAGTTCGACGGTGGTCCGGTGGGCGTGGACAGCCTGGCCGCGGCGATCAGCGAGGAGCGCCATACCATCGAGGATGTTCTGGAACCCTACCTGATCCAACAGGGCTACATCATGCGTACACCGAGAGGACGCGTGGTCACCCGTCATGCGTACTTGCACTTCGGGTTAAACATTCCGTCACGATTGGGTGAGATGCCTGTGGTAGACGAATTCCTCGATGCAGTGGACGATTAAAAAGGCGTGATGAGTCGATTTATTCGACGTTTGTGCTGTCCTAGTGGCTGGCGTCGTCATTCTTTCGTTAAAAATGTTTTAGAGAATGAAAAAACAGTTGCCTGGCCGGATTGGCAACCTGAGGAGTAAGCACTAGAGTATGCGCGCGCAAAATGGGGATCAGTCGTTCGTACATCGCTGTCGCGTTTATTACGAAGACACCGATGCTGGCGGCATCGTTTATTACGTTAATTACCTGAAGTTCATGGAACGGGCTCGAACCGAGCGGCTACGGGAGCTGGGCTTTGCCCAGTCCGCGCTGGCGGGTGAGGACCTGTTATTCGTCGTGCATTCCAGCGAGGCCCGTTATCACGCGCCGGCGCGGCTGGACGATGAGTTGCTGGTCAGTGCAGAAGTAATCGAATTGAACCGTGTCAGCTTGCGCTTCAAACAGCAGGTCAGGCGGGCTACGGATGCAACGCTGCTCTGTGAGGGGCAGTTCCTGGTGGCGTGTGTGCGCACCAACAGTTTGAAACCCAGGGCCATTCCCGAAACTCTACGTGCGGCCTTTGCCAACGTGAGCGGCGCGGGTAAACAATCAGAGCAGGAGATTTAGCGTGGAACCTACCGTCGTCGACCATACCTCCATGTGGAGCCTGGTCAGCAATGCCAGTGTCGTGGTTCAACTGGTAATGCTGACCCTGGTAGCCGCATCGGTTACCTCATGGGTCATGATTTTTCAGCGCAGCAACCTGCTGCGCGCCGGTCGACGTGCCCTGGAGAGCTTCGAGGAGCGCTTCTGGTCAGGTATCGATCTGTCCAAGCTGTATCGTCAGGCCGGCAGTAACCCGGACCCGGATTCGGGCGTCGAGCAGATCTTCCGTGCAGGCTTCAAGGAGTTCTCCCGTCTGCGTCAGCAGCCGGGTGTCGATCCTGAAGCGGTCATGGAGGGTGTGGCGCGTGCGATGCGCGTTGCGATTTCCCGTGAAGAAGAAAAGCTGGAACAGAGCCTGCCCTTTCTCGCCACTGTAGGTTCGGTCAGCCCGTATATCGGCCTGTTCGGCACCGTGTGGGGGATCATGAACTCCTTCCGTGGACTGGCCCAGGCTCAGCAGGCAACGCTGGCGACCGTGGCGCCGGGCATTGCCGAAGCCTTGATCGCTACAGCCATCGGCTTGTTCGCTGCCATCCCCGCGGTAATCGCCTACAACCGTTTTGCCGCGCGCGGCGAAAACCTGATCGGCCGTTACTACACCTTCGCCGATGAGTTCCAGGCGATCCTGCACCGTAAAGTGCATACCAGCGAAGAATAAGCAGGTAATTCCCGATGGCTTTAATCACTCGAGCTCGAACCAAGCGCAAGCCGGTCGCCGAGATGAACGTCGTACCCTACATCGACGTGATGCTGGTGTTGCTGGTCATCTTCATGGTGACCGCGCCCATGCTTAACCAGGGTGTGAAGGTTGATTTGCCCAAGGTTTCCAGTGAAGCCTTGCCGCAGGACAACAACACCCAGGTGCTGACCATTTCGATCAAGTCTGACAAGACCTATTACTGGAACCTTGGCAGCGAAGTCGATACGCAGAAGCAACAGGACAAGGCCATGACCTTGCCGCAAATGACCGATGCCGTGACGAAGATCATTCGCGCCGGCAACGAAGGCGGCAAACAGACTCAGGTCTTCATCCGCGGTGACAAGTCTGTCGACTATGGCTCTGTGATGGGCGCCATGGGCGGACTGCAGCAGGCCGGGGTCGGTAATGTTGGCTTGATTACCGAGGCGCCCTGATGCAGCAACAGCGAGAGCCGTCCGCCTCGGAAAGCTACTTCTGGCCTAGTGTCTGGGCAATTGCCCTGCACATTCTGGTGTTTGGCATGCTGTTCGTCAGTTTTGCGATGACGCCGGAGCTGCCGCCATCCAAGCCGATTGTGCAAGCGACCCTGTACCAGCTGAAATCGAAAAGCCAGGCGACCACCCAGACCAATCAGAAGATTGCGGGTGAGGCCAAGAAGACGGCTGCGCGTCAGACAGAAGTCGAGCAGATGGAACAGAAAAAGGTCGAGCAGGAAGCCGTGAAGGCGGCTGCGGAACAAAAGAAAGAAGAGGCGGCTCAAAAGGCCGAGGAATCGAAAAAGGCTGACGAGGCAAAGAAAGCCGACGAGGCTAAAAAAGCTGATGAAGCCAAGAAAGCCGAGAATGCTGCCGAAACCAAAAAGGCTGAAGAGAAAAAACTGGCTGATATAGCCAAGAAAAAATCTGAAGAAGAGGCCAAGAAAAAGGCCGCTGAAGAAGCCAAGAAAAAGATTGTCGAAGACGCGAAGAAGAAAGCCGCGCAGGACGCCAAGAAAAAAGCCGAAGCCGACGAAGCGAAGAAGAAAATCGCCGATGCCGCGAAGAAGAAAGCTGCCGCCGATGCCTCCAAGAAAAAGGCTCAGGAAGCGGCACGTAAATCCGCCGAAGATAAAAAGGCTCAGGCTTTGGCTGATTTGCTCTCCGACACGCCGCAGCGTCAACAGGCCTTGGCCGATGAGCGTGGTGATGAGGTCGCGGGCAGTTTCGATGATCTGATTCGGGCTCGGGCAGCAGAAGGCTGGACACGTCCACCTTCGGCACGCAAAGGCATGACAGTAGTGCTGCAGATCGGCATGTTGCCGGACGGCACGGTGACCACGGTCAACGTGTCCAAGTCCAGCGGCGATGGTTCGTTCGACAGTTCCGCGGTTGCAGCGGTCAAGAATATTGGCCGGTTGACCGAGATGCAGGGAATGAAACCAAGTGACTTCGCTCCCTATCGTTCATTCAAGATGACATTCACACCTGAGGATCTAGCCTTGTGAGAAACCTTCTTCGAGGAATGCTTGTCGTTATTTGCTGTATGGCAGGCATAGCGGCGGCCGATGAAAAGAATATTTTGGTCACCAGTGGCAGCGACCGGGCGACGCCGATCGCGGTAGTGCCGTTTGGTTGGCAGGGCGGCAGCGTGCTGCCGGAGGACATGGCGGAGATTATTGGTAACGACCTGCGCAACTCGGGTTATTACGCGCCAATCCCGAAACAGAACATGATCAGCCAACCGACCCAAGGCAGCGAAGTCATCTATCGTGACTGGAAAGCCTTGGGCGCCCAGTACCTGATGGTCGGCAGCATCGTTCCGGCCGGTGGTCGCCTGCAGGTGCAATACGCGCTGTTCAACGTGGCCACCGAGCAGCAAGTGCTGACGGGTAGTGTTTCGGGAAGTGTCGATCAACTCAGGGACATGGCGCACTACATTGCCGACCAATCGTTTGAAAAGCTGGTTGGTATCAAAGGTGCGTTCTCTACCCGCCTGCTGTATGTGACCGCCGAGCGTTTTTCGGTCAACAACACGCGTTACACCTTGCAGCGCTCGGACTACGACGGTGCTCGCGCCGTGACCTTGTTGCAATCGCGCGAGCCTATCCTGTCGCCGCGTTTTGCGCCGGATGGCAAGCGGATTGCCTATGTGTCCTTTGAACAGAAGCGTCCGCGTATCTTCGTGCAACACATCGATACCGGTCGTCGCGAGCAGATCACCAACTTCGAAGGCCTGAACGGCGCACCTGCCTGGTCGCCGGATGGTAATCGTCTGGCATTCGTGCTGTCCAAGGACGGTAACCCGGATATCTATGTGATGAACCTCGGTTCGCGCCAGATCACCCGTGTCACTTCCGGTCCCGGCATTAATACCGAACCGTTCTGGGGCAAGGATGGCTCAACCATCTACTTCACCTCCGACCGTGGCGGCAAGCCACAGATCTATAAGAGCAGTGTCAACGGCGGTGCTGCCGAGCGTGTGACCTTTATCGGTAACTACAACGCCAATCCGAAGCTTTCGGCTGATGAAAAGACCTTGGTTATGATCCATCGCCAGGAAGGTTTCACTAATTTCAAGGTGGCGGCCCAGGATTTGCAGCGTGGTAGTGTAAAGATCCTTACAGACAGCACTCTTGATGAGTCGCCTACTGTTGCGCCCAACGGCACCATGGTAATCTACGCCACCCGCCAGCAGGGCCGGGGAGTCTTGATGCTCGTGTCCATTAACGGACGCGTAAGGCTCCCGCTTCCTACCGCACAAGGCGAAGTCAGAGAACCGTCCTGGTCCCCTTACCTGAACTGACGCGGCGCTACAAAAAGAAGTACTTAACACACTGGGGTTCATTAGGAGTTTCACGATGGAAATGCTGAAGTTTGGTAAGTTTGCTGCTCTGGCTCTGGCTCTGTCCGTAGCCGTTGGTTGCTCGTCCAAAGGCGGCGACAATGCCGGTGAAGGCGCAGCTGTTGATCCAAACGCTGGTTACGGCGCTAACACTGGTGCAGTTGACGGCTCCCTGAGCGAAGAAGCGGCTCTGCGCGCTATCACCACTTTTTACTTCGAATACGACAGTTCGGACCTGAAGCCAGAGGCCATGCGCGCTCTGGACGTTCACGCCAAGGACCTGAAAGCAAACGGCGCTCGCGTTGTTCTGGAAGGCAACACCGACGAACGTGGTACTCGTGAGTACAACATGGCACTGGGCGAGCGTCGTGCGAAAGCCGTTCAGCGTTACCTGGTACTGCAAGGCGTTTCCCCAGCTCAGCTGGAACTGGTTTCCTACGGTGAAGAGCGTCCAGTTGCTACCGGCAACGACGAGCAATCCTGGGCTCAAAACCGTCGCGTCGAACTGCGTAAGTAATTCGTCATGCGAACGTGCCGTCGTGTTGTAACCGTATTGGCTCTCAGCCTCGCACCGTTTGCGGTGTGGGCTGAGGTTCCCGTGGAAGATAGCAACTCTGGCTATAACAATAGTGGGAGCAGCTATCCACCAGCAGGTTATGGCACGAACGGTGCCTATGCCGGGGGAGGGGTTTCGACCCCTGTCTCGGCACAGGGCGAGCTGTTCAACCAACTGCAGCGCATGCAGGATCAATTGGCGCAGCAGCGAGGCGCGATTGAAGTTCTGCAAAATGAAGTGAATCGTCTGAAGCAAGAAGGCCTGGAGCGATACCAGGATCTTGATCGGCGTATAGGGACCGGCGTTACACCTGCCGCCACTCCTGAGAATTCTCCTGCCGATGGCGCCGCAAGCGCCGTCGGTGGTGCTGCCGCAGGTGCCAGCCAGGCGCCTGCCGCCAGCAGTGAACCGGCTGATCCGGCCAAGGAAAAGCTGTATTACGACGCAGCCTTCGACCTGATCAAAGCCAAGGATTTTGACAAGGCCAGCAAGGCGTTCACCGCTTTCCTGGGTCGTTACCCGAACAGTCAGTACGCTGGCAACGCCCAGTACTGGTTGGGTGAAGTCAACCTGGCCAAGGGTGATCTGCAAGGCGCGGGCCAGGCGTTCGCCAAGGTCAGCCAGCTCTACCCCAAGCATTCTAAGGTGCCTGACTCGTTGTACAAACTGGCTGATGTAGAGCGCCGCCTGAGTCATACCGACAAGGTCAAAGGCATTCTGCAGCAAGTGGTGGCCCAATATCCGGGCACATCCGCCGCGCAGTTGGCCCAGCGGGACCTGCAGCGCTTGTAAGCGAGGCTATCGCGTTTGGAAGAAACCCGCACTTGTCGCGGGTTTTTTCGTTAGAATCCACGCCCTTTTATGAAATACGCTTTTTGGGGTTCACGCTTTGCCGGGATCCCTTGAAGTGCCTGACGGAGGCGGACAGCCTGTTTAGCTGTTACGCCCGTGGCGATTATGCAAGACACATTACGCATCACCGAAGTTTTTTACTCGTTACAGGGTGAAACGCGCACCGCTGGCCTGCCCACAGTATTCGTGCGCCTCACCGGTTGCCCGTTGCGTTGCCAGTACTGTGACAGCGCCTACGCCTTCACTGGTGGCACCGTGCGCACCCTTGACGACATTCTGGAGCAGGTTGCCAGTTATCGCCCGCGTTACGTCTGTGTGACAGGCGGCGAACCGTTGGCCCAGCCGAATGCTATCGCGTTGCTCAAGCAACTGTGTGACGCCGGTTATGAGGTGTCCCTGGAAACCAGCGGCGCGCTGGACATTTCAGCGGTTGATCCGCGGGTCAGTCGGGTTGTCGACCTCAAGACACCCGGCTCCAAGGAAGTCAATCGCAACCGCTACGAGAACCTCGACCTGCTGACGGCCAACGACCAGGTCAAGTTCGTCATCTGTTCGCGTGAGGACTATGACTGGGCCAGCTCCAAGCTGATCCAGTACGGCCTGGACCGGCGCGCGGGTGAAGTCTTGTTCTCCCCAAGCCATCATGACTTGAACGCTCGCGATCTTGCTGATTGGGTGGTTGCGGACAACCTGCCGGTGCGCCTGCAATTGCAGCTGCATAAATACCTTTGGAACGACGAGCCGGGACGCTGAAATGACTGAGCAAACGATCGAACAAAAACGCGCCGTAATCCTGTTGTCCGGCGGTCTCGACTCTGCCACTGTCGTCGCGCTGGCGCGTGCGGAGGGCTACAGCTGTTACACCATGAGTTTTGATTATGGTCAGCGTTCCCGTGCCGAGTTGGATGCCGCCGCCCGCGTTGCCCGCGACCTGGGTGTGGTCGAGCACAAGGTCATTGGCCTGAACCTCAACGGTATCGGCGGCTCAGCCTTGACCGACAGTGCCATCGACGTGCCTGAGTCGCCCACCGAGGGCATTCCGGTTACCTACGTACCGGCACGCAACACCGTGTTCCTGTCCCTGGCGCTGGG is from Pseudomonas mucidolens and encodes:
- the tolQ gene encoding protein TolQ, which encodes MEPTVVDHTSMWSLVSNASVVVQLVMLTLVAASVTSWVMIFQRSNLLRAGRRALESFEERFWSGIDLSKLYRQAGSNPDPDSGVEQIFRAGFKEFSRLRQQPGVDPEAVMEGVARAMRVAISREEEKLEQSLPFLATVGSVSPYIGLFGTVWGIMNSFRGLAQAQQATLATVAPGIAEALIATAIGLFAAIPAVIAYNRFAARGENLIGRYYTFADEFQAILHRKVHTSEE
- the tolR gene encoding protein TolR; this translates as MTRARTKRKPVAEMNVVPYIDVMLVLLVIFMVTAPMLNQGVKVDLPKVSSEALPQDNNTQVLTISIKSDKTYYWNLGSEVDTQKQQDKAMTLPQMTDAVTKIIRAGNEGGKQTQVFIRGDKSVDYGSVMGAMGGLQQAGVGNVGLITEAP
- the pal gene encoding peptidoglycan-associated lipoprotein Pal; this encodes MEMLKFGKFAALALALSVAVGCSSKGGDNAGEGAAVDPNAGYGANTGAVDGSLSEEAALRAITTFYFEYDSSDLKPEAMRALDVHAKDLKANGARVVLEGNTDERGTREYNMALGERRAKAVQRYLVLQGVSPAQLELVSYGEERPVATGNDEQSWAQNRRVELRK
- the ybgC gene encoding tol-pal system-associated acyl-CoA thioesterase, with the protein product MRAQNGDQSFVHRCRVYYEDTDAGGIVYYVNYLKFMERARTERLRELGFAQSALAGEDLLFVVHSSEARYHAPARLDDELLVSAEVIELNRVSLRFKQQVRRATDATLLCEGQFLVACVRTNSLKPRAIPETLRAAFANVSGAGKQSEQEI
- the tolA gene encoding cell envelope integrity protein TolA, whose translation is MQQQREPSASESYFWPSVWAIALHILVFGMLFVSFAMTPELPPSKPIVQATLYQLKSKSQATTQTNQKIAGEAKKTAARQTEVEQMEQKKVEQEAVKAAAEQKKEEAAQKAEESKKADEAKKADEAKKADEAKKAENAAETKKAEEKKLADIAKKKSEEEAKKKAAEEAKKKIVEDAKKKAAQDAKKKAEADEAKKKIADAAKKKAAADASKKKAQEAARKSAEDKKAQALADLLSDTPQRQQALADERGDEVAGSFDDLIRARAAEGWTRPPSARKGMTVVLQIGMLPDGTVTTVNVSKSSGDGSFDSSAVAAVKNIGRLTEMQGMKPSDFAPYRSFKMTFTPEDLAL
- the ruvB gene encoding Holliday junction branch migration DNA helicase RuvB yields the protein MIEADRLIAATGPRDREEVQDRAIRPLSLAEYIGQPTVREQMELFIQAARGRSESLDHTLIFGPPGLGKTTLANIIAQEMGVSIKSTSGPVLERPGDLAALLTNLEPHDVLFIDEIHRLSPIVEEVLYPAMEDFQLDIMIGEGPAARSIKLDLPPFTLVGATTRAGMLTNPLRDRFGIVQRLEFYSTADLATIVGRSAGILGLPLDPEGAFEIARRARGTPRIANRLLRRVRDFAEVRAKGHITKAVADLALNLLDVDEHGFDHQDRRLLLTMIEKFDGGPVGVDSLAAAISEERHTIEDVLEPYLIQQGYIMRTPRGRVVTRHAYLHFGLNIPSRLGEMPVVDEFLDAVDD
- the tolB gene encoding Tol-Pal system beta propeller repeat protein TolB, giving the protein MLVVICCMAGIAAADEKNILVTSGSDRATPIAVVPFGWQGGSVLPEDMAEIIGNDLRNSGYYAPIPKQNMISQPTQGSEVIYRDWKALGAQYLMVGSIVPAGGRLQVQYALFNVATEQQVLTGSVSGSVDQLRDMAHYIADQSFEKLVGIKGAFSTRLLYVTAERFSVNNTRYTLQRSDYDGARAVTLLQSREPILSPRFAPDGKRIAYVSFEQKRPRIFVQHIDTGRREQITNFEGLNGAPAWSPDGNRLAFVLSKDGNPDIYVMNLGSRQITRVTSGPGINTEPFWGKDGSTIYFTSDRGGKPQIYKSSVNGGAAERVTFIGNYNANPKLSADEKTLVMIHRQEGFTNFKVAAQDLQRGSVKILTDSTLDESPTVAPNGTMVIYATRQQGRGVLMLVSINGRVRLPLPTAQGEVREPSWSPYLN